The Clostridium aceticum genomic interval ATTTAATCACCACATGATAACTTCGATAACCACTATCTTTAAAATGTGTTATATAATCCTTTTCTAAAACAATTTCTAAATCTTCTCCATCGCGATCTCTTATATAATCTACAACAGTATAAATATCTTCAACAAACTGACACATAATTCTGATGCCGGCAATGTCCTCTATTTGTTCGGAAATTTCTTCAGAATTTACATTTAACTTTTTGGCTTTTTCTAAAATACTAGATACCTTTTTAACTCTACCAGTCACAAACTCTATCGGCGAATATTCACCAATAGTACGAAGTTCGTTTCTGATACTTTTAAACTTTACCTTCAGTTCCTCTACTGCGTGTTCATAGGGAATTAAAAACTTCTTCCATTCTATATTTTCCATATCCATAATCCATCACACCCCACTATGCCAAAACTTTTCCACAGTTGAAATCACATACATCTTATCTATTATATCATTATTTGATGGTTTTTTTAATTTATTTATACATCCAAAAAGCTTTTCTATTATAGTAATACTGTATTTTTTTCCTTATACCTAATCTTTATACACTTTATACTCCTTCTTGGGGCATTAAAGGCAAAATTATAGAGCAGTTAAGCTGCCCTATGATTTTATTAGATATTTTGAATAATATACTTTTTCAAAAAATCAGGTAGGTTTTCCTCTGTAGCAGTAATAGTAAAAATAAAACTCACATTATACTTCAATTCTAATATACTGAGATTCGTAAAAAAGTCCTCCATCTCTTCTAATGTTTTCCCCGTAATTTTGGGTAAGTCATCTATATATATACTTTCAACATCATAGTTTGAAGCTATAATTCCGCAAAGAAAACCATAAAAGGTCTCTTCATTCCTAACTTTGTAATCTTTTAGTGGCATAAATCTTATCTTATAATCTATTTGAAACATATGACTATTATCTGTATCAATAAAAACAATATGTCCCTTCGTCTTTTTTACAGAATCGTTTGCATCTTGAATTAATGTTCTAGTTTTACCATTACCTTTACTGCCTAAAATTAATTTTATCACCCTTGAAACCTCCTTGCCTTCCTCCAGCCAAAATTTTTCTTTCACCATTAAATATTCTATCAATTCTGACATTTTCCTGCATCATTTTAAACTTTTTTCTTTGGAAGTTTCTAGTTAATTATGGCTTAAGGCTTTTCCCCCTAAATAGTTTGCTCTTTTACCTTGATAGCGATTGTCCTTTGCCATCATTTCATGAATCTCATCTCTGATCTTCCACCAACTCCTATTCCAGTTTACGAAAACACTATTTTCTTCTGGGGCTCTGCCTATTAATCGCTGCACAATAATATTCGGACTTAGATATTCTAAGAAGGTCATCACTCTTTCTTGATATTCCTCTACAGAAATAATCTTAAATTCTCCTCTTTTATACATATCACCCATGATTGTTCCTTCTACTAAATATAAAGCATGTAACTTTACCTGTTGTATTCTCAAGGCTGAAATAATTTTTGCATTTTCTATAACGTCTTCTTCTTGGTCCCACGGTAAATTCAATATTAAGTGGGTACATATTTCAAACCCATACTTTCGTATGTAAAAAACAGCATCAATAAACTCAGCTAAGGTATGCCCTCTGTTGATTCGATTTAAACTATGGTAATTGACGGTTTGAAGACCTAACTCTATAGAAATTTCTATACCATGTCGGTCCTTGATTTCTTTTAAAAATATCAAGTATTCTTCATCAATACAATCGGGTCTTGTAGAGATGGCTATTTCTACAATATCCTCTAATATTGCCTGTTGAATGTAGTTCTTAAAGTCCTCTAAAGGAAGATAAGTATTGGTGAAGTTTTGAAAGTATGCAATAAATTTTTTGGCTTTATATTTCTTCTCAATGACTTTTTTGTTACTCTCCAACTGTTGTGATACTGTATAATAGTTAGGAAGGTTCTCAAAACCAGTACCTACTTCTGCACAAAAACTGCAACCTCCTCTCCCTAACCTTCCATCTCTATTAGGACAGGTCAAAGGTAAATTCACGGGTAATTTATATACTTTTTCTCCATATTTTTCTTTGAGATAATCGGAATAAGTTCTATATATAAAAATATCTTTCTCCATTTCTATCCTTCCTTTTTTGCTTTTGATTTATCTTGCTATCTATTTCAGTTTATTAGTAAAACCAATTTACTATCTTTTTATTTACCATGCAAAACAAAGTTATACACTTCTCACCATAGATCTCTAAAGTGAAATAGAGATTTCTATGAGAAACCTCTATTTCACTTTATCAATCAGTAGATATTATTTTTAAGTCCACCTCGTTAGATATCTTCTTGCTTAGTTTCGTAATAATATTATTTTCAGTAGATTTTTCCTTCGATTCCCCCAAAACAATCGTCTTTATATTATGTTTTTGACAAAAATCAATAATCGTTTTCACCACTTCTGCAGAACGCAACACTGTCATATCCGCCCCTACTTCTTTGGAAATATCAAATAGATAGTCTAAAGCTTCTCCTTCTTTAGAATTCCCTAGTATATTCCACCCTATAGGTGCTACATGAACGACAAAAATTCCTCCTCCGTACTTTTCTTTTATTTGCACACCAGCTTTTATCAATCTTTCGCAGGTTTTTTGTTGGGTTACACAGATCATAGTATTTTCTTTTTCCATCCGGTATGTACCCCTTTCTATTATGTTGGTAACTTTATCTTTCTCATTACTCATAACTTAGA includes:
- a CDS encoding TIGR01212 family radical SAM protein (This family includes YhcC from E. coli K-12, an uncharacterized radical SAM protein.); this translates as MEKDIFIYRTYSDYLKEKYGEKVYKLPVNLPLTCPNRDGRLGRGGCSFCAEVGTGFENLPNYYTVSQQLESNKKVIEKKYKAKKFIAYFQNFTNTYLPLEDFKNYIQQAILEDIVEIAISTRPDCIDEEYLIFLKEIKDRHGIEISIELGLQTVNYHSLNRINRGHTLAEFIDAVFYIRKYGFEICTHLILNLPWDQEEDVIENAKIISALRIQQVKLHALYLVEGTIMGDMYKRGEFKIISVEEYQERVMTFLEYLSPNIIVQRLIGRAPEENSVFVNWNRSWWKIRDEIHEMMAKDNRYQGKRANYLGGKALSHN
- a CDS encoding universal stress protein UspA — its product is MEKENTMICVTQQKTCERLIKAGVQIKEKYGGGIFVVHVAPIGWNILGNSKEGEALDYLFDISKEVGADMTVLRSAEVVKTIIDFCQKHNIKTIVLGESKEKSTENNIITKLSKKISNEVDLKIISTD